The following are encoded together in the Asticcacaulis sp. genome:
- the phaZ gene encoding polyhydroxyalkanoate depolymerase — protein MLYSLHEYAYYSAAPLRAMAQMTRDFWGSKLNPASDTAIGRTLYASAELFSNVTKRYGKPEWGINSVKINDIDVRVQIIEDWSSPWCRLLRFQRDPSDLRRAKRKTSAPAVLIVAPLSGHYATLLRGTVQEFLLDHDVYITDWVNARQVPILEGRFDFYSFMDHIRDMLTVIGSRAHVVAVCQPGPPVLAAACLMSEDRDACRPASMTFMGSPIDARFNPTVTNDLAQEKPFTWFKSNMIHTVPPPYPGLGRRVYPGFVQLYSFMSMNEARHADAHWDYFHSLVDNDGDAETKHLEFYDEYLSVLDLTEEFYLQTIDLVFQKFALPKGDLVHKGRTVDTKAITDIALMTVEGEKDDISGVGQTQAAHAMCPNIPDDKKLLYVQKGAGHYGVFNGRRFREDIYPRIRDFIAQNDKLA, from the coding sequence ACGCTCTACGCTTCGGCGGAACTGTTTTCCAACGTCACCAAGCGCTACGGCAAGCCGGAATGGGGCATCAACAGCGTCAAGATCAACGACATCGATGTCCGCGTCCAGATCATCGAGGACTGGTCAAGCCCGTGGTGCCGGCTACTGCGTTTCCAGCGTGATCCGTCCGATCTGCGCCGCGCCAAGCGCAAGACCTCGGCGCCGGCCGTCCTTATCGTGGCGCCGCTGTCCGGTCACTACGCCACGCTTCTGCGCGGCACGGTGCAGGAATTCCTGCTCGATCACGATGTCTATATCACCGATTGGGTCAATGCCCGCCAGGTGCCGATCCTCGAAGGTCGCTTCGACTTCTATTCCTTCATGGATCATATCCGCGACATGCTGACCGTCATCGGCAGCCGCGCCCATGTGGTGGCCGTCTGCCAGCCGGGGCCACCGGTGCTGGCCGCCGCCTGCCTGATGTCGGAAGACAGGGATGCCTGCCGTCCGGCCTCGATGACCTTCATGGGCTCGCCGATCGACGCCCGCTTCAACCCGACCGTCACCAACGACCTGGCGCAGGAAAAGCCCTTCACCTGGTTCAAGTCGAACATGATCCATACCGTGCCGCCGCCCTATCCGGGCCTCGGCCGCCGTGTTTATCCGGGCTTTGTCCAGCTCTACAGCTTCATGAGCATGAACGAGGCTCGCCATGCCGATGCGCACTGGGACTATTTCCATTCGCTGGTCGATAATGACGGTGACGCCGAAACCAAGCACCTGGAATTTTACGATGAGTATCTGTCGGTGCTCGACCTGACCGAGGAATTCTACCTCCAGACCATCGACCTGGTGTTCCAGAAGTTCGCCCTGCCCAAGGGGGACCTGGTCCATAAGGGCCGCACTGTCGATACGAAAGCCATTACCGATATCGCCCTGATGACCGTGGAAGGTGAGAAGGACGATATTTCCGGCGTCGGCCAGACCCAGGCGGCGCACGCCATGTGCCCCAATATTCCGGACGACAAGAAGCTCCTGTACGTCCAGAAGGGTGCCGGTCACTACGGCGTCTTCAATGGCCGCCGCTTCCGCGAAGACATCTATCCGCGCATCCGCGATTTCATCGCCCAAAATGATAAGCTCGCTTAA
- a CDS encoding M48 family metallopeptidase, with amino-acid sequence MISSLKALIRPTATYAAGDLLDCGEYKLRLKVNARARRISLRIDARSGEAVVTAPRPKHLADAVDFARSRHDWILQHRRNQDAPQAFAPGMTLAIRGHAVTLAEKAGVITARPVQVEDGSWRLVTSGDEKLFARRVERYLRQQALKALQTETERYAAMLGVSGVKVSLFDARGRWGSCTPTRKAIRYSWRVILAPPKVLEYLVAHECAHLRHPDHSDRFWNEVTAMFGDYKLARKWLKTEGHTLFKYSS; translated from the coding sequence ATGATAAGCTCGCTTAAGGCGCTGATCCGCCCGACAGCCACCTATGCTGCCGGCGACCTGCTCGATTGCGGCGAATATAAACTGCGCCTGAAGGTCAATGCCCGCGCCCGGCGGATTTCCCTGCGCATTGATGCCCGGAGCGGCGAAGCCGTGGTCACCGCGCCGCGTCCGAAACATTTGGCCGACGCCGTCGATTTCGCCCGCAGCCGCCACGACTGGATATTGCAGCACCGCCGCAATCAAGACGCGCCTCAAGCCTTCGCGCCCGGAATGACGCTTGCCATACGCGGCCATGCCGTCACCCTGGCGGAAAAGGCCGGCGTCATCACGGCCCGTCCCGTTCAGGTCGAGGACGGTTCATGGCGGCTTGTCACCAGCGGCGATGAAAAACTGTTCGCCCGCCGCGTCGAGCGCTATCTGCGTCAACAGGCTTTAAAAGCCCTCCAGACCGAAACCGAGCGCTATGCGGCCATGCTGGGCGTTTCCGGCGTCAAGGTGTCTCTGTTCGATGCCCGCGGTCGCTGGGGCTCCTGCACGCCGACGCGCAAGGCCATTCGCTATAGCTGGCGGGTGATCCTGGCGCCGCCGAAGGTACTGGAATATCTCGTCGCCCATGAATGCGCCCACCTGCGCCACCCCGACCATTCAGACCGTTTCTGGAACGAGGTAACGGCTATGTTCGGCGACTACAAGCTGGCACGCAAATGGCTCAAAACCGAAGGCCACACGCTGTTTAAGTACAGCAGTTAA